The proteins below are encoded in one region of Planctomycetota bacterium:
- a CDS encoding sigma-70 family RNA polymerase sigma factor — protein sequence MALDRDQTIRVLLSRRGQLLAQLYLQTRDMHCAEDIYQDLMLKLVKSDEVFEAEENVYRWASVAGRHAAIDALRRLGRQAITLHSDVLDLLEAESARTPADHADELEALRHCLNQLNPQARQMLEWRYRDRISGLDLARKLDRPAKSLYVTMSRIYRKLADCVRARLGGEATGA from the coding sequence ATGGCGCTGGATCGCGATCAGACAATTCGCGTGCTGCTGAGTCGGCGTGGGCAACTGCTGGCGCAGCTGTACCTTCAGACGCGCGACATGCACTGTGCCGAGGACATCTACCAGGACCTGATGCTCAAACTCGTCAAGAGCGACGAGGTGTTCGAGGCGGAGGAGAATGTGTACCGGTGGGCCTCGGTGGCGGGACGGCATGCGGCGATCGATGCGCTTCGCCGCCTCGGGCGTCAGGCGATCACGCTGCACAGCGATGTGCTGGACCTGCTCGAGGCCGAGTCGGCCCGGACGCCGGCCGATCACGCGGACGAACTGGAAGCACTGCGCCATTGTCTGAACCAGCTCAATCCGCAGGCGCGTCAGATGCTCGAATGGCGCTACCGCGATCGGATCAGCGGGCTGGACCTGGCGCGGAAGCTCGATCGACCGGCCAAGAGTCTCTACGTCACGATGTCGCGCATCTATCGCAAGCTCGCCGACTGCGTGCGGGCGCGACTGGGAGGCGAGGCGACCGGTGCGTGA
- a CDS encoding choice-of-anchor D domain-containing protein: protein MNFDADRQSPLSTFALLKERTPMRRFQPIRPQCSALCCLIAVLLLAPTLHATIIVSDNFDSGISGWTLAGTGSGATILAEARESAFTNHVSGQSANIVDASTSTAPALQRNFTLTGGDLSKVLSIEFDYLYDATNTNPAFQLTDGVTNNGMKMHLTTAGTSFAQWRSSSGFNNLSDSPLSSGTWYHFRLLVQPASSSPDKWALFISDTTGALNNGYANLTFQSELTTFSRISFYNNTAGSATGGDFNIDNVLVQTIDAAAQILVRGGSPLTSIADGDNSASLTDGSDFGTLNVGDVIAHTFNVRNDGAANLTLGSLSLPTGFTLNAGFGLTTLAPGESTTFIVGVNTAVAGIYAGDVSFTTNDATATTYNFALHAVVVPAPAAIEAGFALLGVMLIRRRR, encoded by the coding sequence ATGAACTTCGATGCAGACCGACAAAGCCCCCTGTCCACCTTTGCCCTCTTGAAGGAGAGAACGCCCATGCGACGATTCCAACCGATCCGCCCGCAATGTTCCGCCCTGTGCTGCCTGATCGCGGTGCTCCTGCTCGCTCCGACGCTGCACGCCACGATCATCGTCAGCGACAACTTCGACAGCGGCATCAGCGGGTGGACCCTTGCGGGCACCGGCTCCGGCGCGACGATCCTCGCCGAGGCACGCGAATCCGCCTTCACCAATCACGTCAGCGGCCAGTCCGCCAACATCGTCGACGCCTCGACCAGCACCGCGCCCGCGCTTCAGCGCAACTTCACGCTCACCGGCGGCGATCTATCCAAGGTGCTGAGCATCGAGTTCGACTACCTCTACGACGCCACGAACACCAATCCCGCCTTTCAGCTCACCGATGGCGTGACGAACAACGGGATGAAGATGCACCTGACCACCGCCGGCACCAGCTTTGCCCAATGGCGTAGCAGCTCCGGCTTCAACAACCTGTCCGACAGTCCTCTTTCCTCCGGTACGTGGTACCACTTCCGACTGCTGGTGCAACCCGCCTCCAGCAGTCCCGACAAGTGGGCCTTGTTCATCTCCGACACGACGGGCGCACTGAACAACGGGTATGCGAACCTGACGTTTCAGTCCGAGTTGACCACTTTTTCCCGCATTTCGTTTTACAACAACACCGCCGGCTCCGCCACCGGCGGCGACTTCAACATCGACAACGTCCTCGTGCAGACCATCGACGCCGCGGCCCAGATCCTCGTGCGCGGCGGGTCGCCGCTGACTTCGATCGCCGACGGCGACAATTCCGCCTCCCTCACCGACGGCTCCGACTTCGGCACGCTGAATGTCGGGGATGTCATCGCCCATACTTTCAATGTCCGCAACGACGGCGCCGCGAATCTCACGCTCGGCTCCCTCTCCCTGCCGACCGGGTTCACGCTCAACGCCGGCTTCGGCCTGACGACGCTGGCGCCGGGCGAGTCGACGACGTTCATCGTCGGCGTCAACACCGCCGTCGCGGGCATCTACGCCGGGGACGTGTCGTTTACCACCAACGATGCCACCGCGACGACCTACAACTTCGCGCTGCATGCGGTGGTCGTGCCCGCACCCGCCGCGATTGAAGCGGGATTCGCCCTGCTGGGCGTGATGCTGATTCGTCGCCGCCGCTGA
- a CDS encoding prepilin-type N-terminal cleavage/methylation domain-containing protein, which yields MGLRHHRHQCLFRLDRLPRGAELRNLVLDDLFRIVHQTRRGERTGVQRLAPDADAQSRRHRVPLAHRCDPLRAGQQRQRGDRHRVPRIRCDRRRLGAGADGAARRARDARTCHGVATQMKTEQVHCAARFAAGLAPRGALVNLRRGDLSHPAAPWARHGFTLIELMVVISIIAVLIAILLPSLNKARDRARLVVCTSNERQLAAAWLMYAMDHHGLLVQPSNNTSEHWIDRPSNHGGDVEAGIRAGAFYRIGYIQTLGVYHCPADRSGYLTPSYSISVALGYNAASYGGVTIRKTLGEIARAADTLVSIEEYDPRGDGSAGAWVCLQAPYTCYVNADWFARWHDDAYTLSFADGHAGYQMMLNPGSASLGKLGDVVPASNEDWQWLWAHYKTW from the coding sequence ATGGGGTTACGACATCACCGACATCAATGTCTTTTCCGGCTGGACCGACTCCCGCGCGGGGCAGAGCTACGAAATCTGGTACTCGACGATCTTTTCCGCATCGTTCATCAAACTCGGCGCGGTGAGCGAACTGGTGTCCAACGGCTCGCTCCTGACGCGGACGCACAATCTCGACGGCACCGCGTTCCTCTCGCACATCGATGCGATCCGCTTCGTGCAGGTCAACAACGGCAACGCGGGGACAGGCACCGTGTTCCGCGAATTCGATGTGATCGGCGTCGCCTCGGTGCCGGCGCCGATGGCGCTGCCCGCCGGGCTCGCGATGCTCGGACTTGTCATGGGGTTGCGACGCAAATGAAGACGGAACAGGTCCATTGCGCAGCGCGTTTTGCGGCGGGGCTGGCCCCGCGCGGTGCGCTCGTGAACTTGAGGCGGGGTGACTTAAGTCACCCCGCCGCGCCGTGGGCGCGACACGGGTTCACGTTGATCGAACTGATGGTGGTCATTTCGATCATCGCGGTTCTGATCGCCATACTGTTGCCGTCGCTCAACAAGGCGCGCGACCGCGCCCGGCTGGTCGTGTGTACCTCCAACGAGCGGCAACTGGCGGCGGCGTGGCTGATGTACGCGATGGATCACCACGGCCTGCTCGTTCAGCCGTCCAACAACACCAGCGAACACTGGATCGATCGCCCGTCCAATCACGGCGGCGACGTGGAGGCGGGCATCCGGGCCGGGGCGTTTTACCGGATCGGATACATTCAGACGCTCGGCGTCTATCACTGCCCCGCCGACCGAAGCGGATACCTCACACCCAGCTATTCGATCTCCGTCGCGCTGGGCTACAACGCGGCGAGCTACGGCGGGGTCACCATCCGCAAAACGCTGGGGGAGATCGCCCGAGCGGCGGATACGCTTGTGAGCATCGAAGAATACGACCCGCGCGGCGACGGATCGGCGGGGGCGTGGGTCTGTTTGCAGGCCCCGTATACGTGTTACGTCAACGCCGACTGGTTCGCGCGATGGCACGACGATGCGTACACGCTCTCCTTCGCCGACGGTCACGCCGGCTACCAGATGATGCTCAACCCCGGCAGCGCCTCGCTGGGCAAACTCGGCGACGTGGTCCCCGCGTCCAACGAAGACTGGCAGTGGCTCTGGGCGCACTACAAGACCTGGTGA
- a CDS encoding CHRD domain-containing protein: protein MCMSRFHSAAALALLALLGCVSPSASAAMFTYQAFLDGPSEFPPNASPGTGFAIVTYDDVAVTLRVQMNFSDLIGTTTAAHIHGPTANASTGTAGVITTTPTFTGFPLGVTSGNYDHTFDLTMTSSFNPSFVTDNGNTAVGATAALLASLNAGTAYIDLHTTVIPGGEIRGFLALIPEPATAGVMSALIVMAATRRTRHRLHR from the coding sequence ATGTGTATGTCGCGATTCCATTCGGCGGCGGCGCTGGCATTGCTTGCGCTGCTTGGGTGCGTCAGTCCGTCGGCGTCGGCGGCGATGTTCACGTATCAGGCCTTTCTCGACGGTCCCTCCGAATTCCCGCCCAATGCCTCCCCCGGCACCGGCTTCGCCATCGTGACCTACGACGATGTCGCCGTGACGCTCCGCGTGCAAATGAATTTCAGCGATCTGATCGGCACGACGACCGCCGCGCATATTCATGGTCCGACCGCCAACGCCAGCACCGGCACCGCCGGCGTCATCACCACCACGCCGACGTTCACCGGGTTCCCCCTCGGCGTCACCAGCGGCAACTACGACCACACTTTCGACTTGACGATGACAAGTTCGTTCAACCCCTCGTTCGTCACCGACAACGGCAATACCGCCGTCGGCGCCACCGCCGCGCTTCTCGCCAGTCTCAACGCGGGCACCGCCTACATTGATCTGCACACGACGGTCATCCCCGGCGGCGAAATCCGCGGATTCCTCGCGTTGATTCCCGAACCGGCGACGGCGGGCGTCATGAGCGCCTTGATCGTCATGGCAGCGACGCGGCGCACGCGACATCGGCTTCATCGCTGA
- a CDS encoding FAD-dependent oxidoreductase — MPTFRRIYAFILAALPLTSMARAEPTQHDIVIYGATPSGIIAAVAAARDGRSVLVLEPTDHIGGMTTGGLSSTDIGNPIVIGGLAHEFFQRAAASYHDPERLKGRAIFYSEPHVAMAAFKDMLDEAHVEVRTHQRLDRATMHDHRLTAVMMLDGSEHAARMFIDASYEGDLMAKANVSYIVGRESSEQYGEPLAGFHPAELRPRTVEEMALDDPDVASDATVKAMHYVHGTPTKISPYDEDGKLLPGINGGAWPAIGSADRKIMGYNFRVIVTRAPGNRLPWPKPAHYDVKQYELLRRVIAAYPGIRFSKLVHLAPIPNGKFDANNIGMIVGTNLIGENYGYPDGDWAMRDRIWQAHVDYVQGVFWFLAHDERLPADLRDEANQWGLCKDEFIDNDHWPYALYIRVARRMIGDYVMTQTDVQKQLTKSDAIGMGSFICDSHAVQRLIHPDGYVIDEGNFDVPTRPYEIAYRSLTPRKGECDNLLVSVCMSASYVAYGSIRMEPQYMIMGHAAGLAASQAIARDTAAQDIDIAALQAKLRAQKQIVTLADAPGAAALLIPLSGGLIVDDGDAALVGDWQGSSFARGYQGGYLHDRDASKGHLSATYTFAIDRAGEYEARFVYVPYPNRATNVPITIESADGTKMVKINEREKPPIDGAAVSLGRFHFAPGKPAIITIRNDHTDGYVAVDAVQLLPVE, encoded by the coding sequence ATGCCGACATTTCGCCGCATTTATGCGTTCATTCTCGCTGCTTTGCCCCTGACCTCGATGGCCCGCGCCGAACCTACGCAGCACGACATCGTCATCTACGGCGCCACGCCCAGCGGGATCATCGCCGCCGTCGCCGCCGCGCGCGACGGGCGCTCCGTCCTCGTCCTTGAACCCACCGATCACATCGGCGGCATGACGACCGGCGGACTGTCCAGCACCGACATCGGCAACCCGATCGTCATCGGCGGGCTCGCCCATGAATTCTTCCAACGCGCGGCGGCAAGCTATCACGACCCTGAGCGCCTCAAAGGTCGCGCGATCTTCTACTCCGAGCCGCATGTCGCGATGGCGGCGTTCAAGGACATGCTCGATGAAGCGCATGTCGAAGTGCGCACGCATCAGCGACTCGACCGCGCGACCATGCACGACCACCGCCTCACCGCCGTAATGATGCTCGATGGCTCCGAACATGCGGCGCGTATGTTCATCGACGCGAGCTACGAAGGCGACCTGATGGCGAAGGCGAACGTGTCCTATATCGTCGGCCGGGAATCGAGCGAGCAATACGGCGAACCGCTGGCGGGGTTTCACCCGGCGGAGCTGCGCCCGCGGACCGTCGAGGAAATGGCGCTCGACGATCCGGACGTCGCGTCGGATGCGACGGTCAAGGCGATGCATTACGTGCACGGCACGCCGACGAAGATTTCGCCGTATGACGAAGATGGGAAACTGCTGCCGGGGATCAACGGCGGGGCATGGCCGGCGATCGGATCGGCGGATCGGAAGATCATGGGCTACAACTTCCGCGTGATCGTGACGCGCGCGCCGGGCAATCGTCTGCCCTGGCCCAAACCGGCGCATTACGATGTGAAGCAATACGAACTTCTGCGGCGGGTCATCGCGGCGTATCCGGGCATCCGTTTCTCCAAGCTCGTGCATCTGGCGCCGATCCCCAACGGGAAATTCGACGCCAACAACATCGGCATGATCGTCGGCACGAATCTCATCGGCGAAAACTACGGCTATCCCGACGGCGACTGGGCGATGCGCGATCGGATCTGGCAGGCGCATGTCGACTACGTGCAGGGGGTTTTCTGGTTCCTCGCGCATGATGAGCGTCTGCCCGCCGACCTGCGCGACGAGGCCAATCAGTGGGGCCTGTGCAAGGACGAGTTCATCGACAACGATCACTGGCCCTACGCCCTGTACATCCGCGTGGCCCGCCGCATGATCGGCGACTATGTCATGACGCAGACGGATGTGCAGAAGCAGCTCACGAAGAGCGATGCGATCGGCATGGGCTCGTTCATCTGCGACTCGCATGCGGTTCAGCGGCTTATTCATCCCGACGGGTACGTCATCGACGAAGGCAACTTCGATGTGCCGACGCGGCCGTACGAAATTGCGTATCGCTCTCTGACGCCCCGGAAGGGGGAGTGCGACAATCTGCTGGTGTCGGTGTGCATGTCGGCGTCGTATGTGGCGTACGGATCGATTCGGATGGAGCCGCAGTACATGATCATGGGTCACGCGGCGGGGCTCGCCGCTTCGCAGGCGATCGCGCGCGACACCGCTGCGCAGGACATCGACATCGCGGCGTTACAGGCGAAGCTGCGGGCGCAGAAACAGATCGTCACGCTTGCCGACGCGCCGGGGGCGGCGGCGCTGCTCATCCCGCTGAGCGGCGGGCTCATCGTCGACGACGGCGATGCGGCGCTCGTCGGCGACTGGCAGGGCAGTTCCTTCGCCCGCGGGTACCAGGGCGGATACCTGCACGACCGCGACGCGAGCAAGGGACATCTGTCCGCGACATACACGTTCGCCATCGACCGGGCGGGCGAATACGAGGCGCGCTTCGTGTATGTGCCGTACCCGAACCGGGCGACGAATGTGCCGATCACGATCGAATCGGCGGACGGCACGAAGATGGTGAAGATCAACGAGCGCGAGAAGCCGCCGATCGATGGCGCGGCCGTGTCGCTCGGCCGGTTCCATTTCGCACCCGGCAAGCCGGCGATCATCACCATCCGCAATGACCATACGGACGGCTACGTCGCGGTCGATGCGGTGCAGCTTCTGCCGGTCGAATGA
- a CDS encoding FAD-dependent oxidoreductase, with amino-acid sequence MRDVRSLTAAPLDVLIIGGGIVGAGVVRDAAMRGLSVGLVEQYDFASGTSSRSSRLLHGGLRYLAQGRIGLVREAAREKRIVHHIAPHLAPPLAFIFPTRRGTPWRKSKLWLGVKVYDWLGGRNFEKSRALDVSATLDLLPGLDTRNLTGSVRYFDAQTHDARLVIDSLRSAAKHGGIVTNYIKLVDAQREEDLWRCTLEDRIAGDRLDVKARCIVNAAGPWSDRLPHSHTRLRLTKGAHLVIDRERLPIPDAVVMTQASRILFAIPWGQRVILGTTDTDYEGPPEAPVCDEADRAYILDVVNTHFPEARIGAEDVISTWAGLRPLVWNRKGRPSELSRSHEIKMSEPGWIDVTGGKLTTYRLMAEQTVDLIARRMGRKLRICRTAAEPLLETGEVEGVSGVVPPAVQRAVVEHAVEREWAVNLDDVMTRRTGWRHYHADHASIARQAADWMAQALSWDARRRSAEVARYLAAAAEGV; translated from the coding sequence ATGCGCGACGTTCGCTCACTTACCGCCGCTCCGCTCGATGTGCTGATCATCGGCGGGGGCATCGTCGGTGCGGGCGTCGTGCGCGACGCCGCCATGCGCGGGTTATCCGTCGGACTTGTCGAGCAGTACGACTTCGCCTCCGGCACGTCGAGCCGATCGAGTCGGCTGCTGCACGGCGGGCTGCGCTATCTGGCGCAGGGGCGCATCGGACTCGTGCGCGAAGCGGCGCGCGAGAAGCGGATCGTCCACCATATCGCCCCGCACCTGGCGCCTCCGCTGGCGTTCATCTTTCCGACGCGGCGCGGGACGCCGTGGCGAAAGTCCAAGCTCTGGCTCGGCGTGAAAGTGTACGACTGGCTCGGCGGGCGCAACTTTGAAAAGTCGCGCGCCCTTGATGTCAGCGCCACGCTCGACCTGCTCCCCGGGCTCGACACGCGCAATCTGACCGGTTCCGTGCGATACTTCGATGCGCAGACGCACGATGCGCGACTCGTCATCGATTCGCTCCGATCCGCCGCCAAACACGGCGGGATCGTCACTAACTACATCAAGCTTGTCGATGCGCAGCGCGAAGAGGACCTCTGGCGATGCACGCTCGAAGACCGCATCGCCGGCGATCGCCTCGACGTCAAGGCCCGCTGCATCGTCAATGCGGCCGGGCCGTGGTCCGACCGGCTCCCGCATTCGCACACGCGCCTGCGCCTCACCAAAGGCGCGCATCTGGTGATCGATCGCGAACGCCTGCCGATTCCCGATGCGGTCGTCATGACGCAGGCGTCGCGCATTTTGTTCGCGATACCGTGGGGCCAGCGCGTGATCCTCGGCACGACCGACACCGACTACGAAGGCCCGCCCGAAGCGCCGGTCTGCGATGAGGCGGATCGGGCGTACATTCTTGACGTGGTCAACACGCACTTTCCCGAAGCGCGCATCGGGGCGGAGGATGTGATCAGTACATGGGCGGGTCTGCGGCCGCTGGTGTGGAACAGGAAGGGCCGGCCGTCGGAGCTGTCGCGCTCGCATGAAATCAAGATGAGCGAGCCGGGCTGGATCGACGTGACCGGCGGCAAGCTCACGACGTATCGACTCATGGCCGAGCAGACGGTCGACCTGATCGCCCGGCGCATGGGTCGGAAGCTGCGCATCTGTCGCACGGCCGCGGAGCCGCTGCTGGAAACGGGCGAAGTCGAAGGCGTCAGCGGCGTTGTTCCGCCGGCGGTCCAGCGCGCGGTGGTGGAGCATGCGGTCGAGCGCGAGTGGGCGGTGAACCTCGATGACGTGATGACGCGGCGAACCGGTTGGCGTCACTATCACGCGGATCACGCTTCGATCGCCCGGCAGGCGGCCGACTGGATGGCGCAGGCGCTGTCGTGGGATGCCCGCCGGCGAAGCGCCGAAGTCGCGCGCTACCTGGCGGCGGCGGCCGAAGGCGTGTGA
- a CDS encoding prepilin-type N-terminal cleavage/methylation domain-containing protein, translating to MRRCAFTIIELLVVIAIIAVLAAILLPSLWRARHLAMLTQCGANMHQIHVGLVCYAGDAFGNYPYLTVEMDSPNPKRTKLRYDYPPLGTWDDRPRLRPYIAMSQFHCPGAPGTSEQIDRLDVTNARDVHGSYEMYFGSRLLRTDPTSATARLNDPPARYNGRQFSVLLADMDWEVLNVSRRYNHNAIEDPDGENYSDVPTHYALWYGTPYNNDSTRGRIDRNFLLTDGAVRLVNDLQMADGRLVKIYFSNCHPEWTEYGYLLPR from the coding sequence ATGCGCCGCTGTGCATTTACGATCATCGAGCTGCTTGTGGTGATTGCGATCATCGCGGTGCTCGCGGCGATTCTCCTGCCGAGCCTGTGGCGGGCCAGGCATCTGGCGATGCTGACGCAGTGCGGCGCGAACATGCATCAGATTCACGTCGGCCTGGTCTGCTACGCCGGGGACGCGTTCGGGAATTATCCGTATCTGACCGTCGAGATGGACTCGCCCAATCCCAAGCGGACGAAGCTGCGGTACGACTATCCTCCGCTGGGGACATGGGACGACCGTCCGCGGCTTCGACCCTACATCGCGATGAGCCAGTTCCATTGTCCCGGCGCGCCCGGCACGTCCGAGCAGATCGATCGGCTCGACGTGACCAACGCCCGCGATGTGCACGGCAGCTACGAGATGTACTTCGGCTCCCGACTTCTGCGGACCGATCCGACCAGCGCGACCGCCCGGCTCAATGATCCGCCCGCCCGTTACAACGGTCGGCAGTTCAGCGTGCTGCTGGCGGATATGGATTGGGAAGTGTTGAACGTCAGCCGGCGGTACAACCATAACGCCATCGAAGACCCCGACGGCGAGAACTATTCGGATGTGCCGACGCACTACGCCCTCTGGTACGGCACGCCCTACAACAACGACAGCACCCGGGGGCGAATCGACCGCAATTTCCTGCTGACCGACGGGGCGGTGCGGCTTGTGAACGATCTGCAGATGGCGGACGGTCGGCTCGTGAAGATTTATTTCAGCAATTGCCACCCCGAATGGACGGAATACGGGTATCTCCTGCCGCGTTGA
- a CDS encoding DUF1501 domain-containing protein, which translates to MFIIPGHSGKDLCDRHLRPTRRDLMRIGGAGMLGFSLGSLFQFQAWAKEASRGGGPGWGRAKSIILVYLQGGPSHLDLWDPKKDVPDNVRSAFDTIPTALKGVHFTEILPNLAKVVDKTTLIRSMSYTPNGLFNHTAAIYQMMTGYMTDKVSPSGQLEPPSPKDFPNFGSNVVRLRPTDQPMLPFVMLPRPLQESNVVGKGGTAGFLGKAFDPYTVYPAGDDMDMNKIDNIKVDDLKLRPEVFAQRLERRAKLRDALTATMPDIEKAVADQKINEHYDRALELIISQKAREAFEIEREPDAVRDLYGRNTFGQSCLLARRLVEAGTRVVEVIWPKVANSDNHSWDQHTALTARMKNQSGPMFDKGLSGLLIDLDQRGLLSETLVVAVGEFGRSPQKGLSTSGNNNSADGRDHWPYCYTAMIAGAGIKRGYVHGESDATGSAPKTDPVHPAELLATIYHAFGIDPDTIVYNHLNQPRELVKAHAVTELFG; encoded by the coding sequence ATGTTCATCATCCCCGGACACAGCGGCAAGGACCTTTGCGATCGTCATCTTCGCCCGACCCGTCGCGACCTCATGCGCATCGGCGGGGCGGGGATGCTCGGCTTCTCGCTCGGGTCGCTGTTTCAGTTTCAGGCATGGGCCAAGGAAGCGAGCCGCGGGGGCGGGCCGGGGTGGGGCCGGGCCAAGAGCATCATTCTCGTGTATTTGCAGGGCGGGCCGTCGCATTTGGATTTGTGGGACCCGAAGAAGGATGTGCCGGACAATGTCCGCTCGGCGTTCGACACGATTCCGACCGCGCTCAAAGGCGTGCATTTCACGGAGATTCTGCCCAATCTCGCCAAGGTCGTCGACAAGACGACGCTGATCCGTTCGATGAGCTACACGCCCAACGGGCTGTTTAATCACACGGCGGCGATCTATCAGATGATGACCGGGTACATGACCGACAAGGTCTCGCCGTCGGGTCAGCTTGAGCCGCCGAGCCCGAAGGACTTTCCGAATTTCGGGTCGAACGTCGTGCGTCTGCGGCCGACGGATCAGCCGATGCTGCCGTTCGTGATGCTGCCGCGCCCGCTGCAGGAATCGAACGTCGTCGGCAAGGGCGGGACGGCGGGTTTCCTCGGCAAGGCGTTCGATCCGTACACCGTCTACCCGGCCGGGGACGACATGGACATGAACAAGATCGACAACATCAAGGTTGACGATCTGAAGCTGCGTCCGGAAGTGTTCGCACAGCGTCTGGAGCGCCGGGCGAAACTGCGCGATGCCTTGACCGCGACGATGCCGGACATTGAGAAGGCGGTGGCGGATCAGAAGATCAATGAGCATTACGATCGGGCGCTGGAGCTGATCATCTCGCAGAAGGCGCGCGAGGCGTTCGAGATCGAGCGCGAGCCGGACGCCGTGCGCGATCTGTATGGTCGCAACACGTTCGGGCAGAGCTGCCTGCTGGCCCGTCGGCTTGTCGAGGCGGGGACGCGCGTCGTCGAGGTGATCTGGCCGAAGGTGGCGAACTCGGACAATCATTCGTGGGACCAGCACACCGCGCTGACGGCGCGGATGAAGAACCAGTCGGGCCCGATGTTCGACAAGGGTTTGTCGGGTCTGCTCATCGACCTCGACCAGCGGGGCCTGTTGAGCGAGACGCTGGTCGTCGCCGTCGGGGAGTTCGGCCGGTCGCCTCAGAAGGGTTTGTCCACGAGCGGGAACAACAACTCCGCCGACGGCCGCGATCACTGGCCGTACTGTTACACCGCGATGATCGCCGGGGCGGGGATCAAGCGGGGGTACGTGCATGGCGAATCCGACGCGACGGGCTCCGCCCCCAAGACCGACCCCGTCCACCCCGCCGAGCTGCTCGCCACGATCTATCACGCCTTCGGCATCGATCCCGACACGATCGTCTACAACCACCTGAACCAGCCCCGCGAACTGGTCAAGGCCCATGCCGTGACGGAACTGTTCGGCTGA
- a CDS encoding SET domain-containing protein-lysine N-methyltransferase yields MAQTDATFEVVIGHSPVHGRGAYVRGFVPAGTPVITCGGIETHREALDPDARALQVGPDTFLVENVDKPTADDYMNHCCEPNVGFVNGSLTLIALRDIHDGEELFFDYSTTINEPGWTIPCTCGAANCRGVIKSFRDLEPAQRRRLRGIALSYLRDAHHD; encoded by the coding sequence ATGGCACAAACGGATGCGACGTTCGAGGTGGTCATCGGTCATTCGCCCGTGCACGGCCGGGGCGCCTACGTCCGCGGGTTCGTCCCCGCCGGCACGCCCGTCATCACCTGCGGCGGCATCGAAACGCACCGCGAGGCGCTCGATCCCGACGCCCGCGCGCTACAAGTCGGCCCCGACACGTTTCTCGTTGAAAACGTCGACAAGCCCACCGCCGACGACTACATGAATCACTGCTGCGAACCCAACGTCGGGTTCGTCAATGGTTCACTGACGCTCATCGCCCTCCGCGACATTCACGACGGCGAAGAACTCTTCTTCGACTACAGCACGACGATCAACGAGCCCGGCTGGACCATTCCTTGCACCTGCGGGGCGGCCAATTGCCGGGGCGTCATCAAGAGCTTCCGCGATCTGGAACCCGCCCAGCGCCGCCGCCTGCGCGGCATCGCTTTAAGCTACCTGCGCGATGCGCATCACGATTGA
- a CDS encoding sigma-70 family RNA polymerase sigma factor, protein MDTPSPDHLRARQFTRLWVGAQPVVAAYVFAAVRQRADAEDVLQTVAEAALEDFDKYDPAASFTGWALGIARYRVLNHHRNHKRDRHVFCEHTLDLLAASHQAAEPLAESHRQALAQCLKSIPRRQHAMLMQRYRDDQSMAQIGERRGMSANAVAIGLHRIRQALAQCIRAKLQSEARHG, encoded by the coding sequence ATGGACACGCCATCGCCTGATCATCTGCGCGCCCGGCAGTTCACCCGACTCTGGGTCGGGGCCCAGCCGGTCGTGGCGGCGTACGTGTTCGCGGCGGTGCGTCAGCGGGCGGACGCGGAGGACGTGCTTCAGACCGTCGCCGAGGCGGCGCTGGAGGATTTCGACAAGTATGACCCGGCCGCTTCGTTCACCGGCTGGGCGCTGGGCATCGCGCGCTACCGCGTGCTCAATCATCACCGCAATCACAAGCGCGATCGCCATGTCTTTTGCGAACACACGCTCGACCTGCTCGCCGCGTCGCATCAGGCGGCCGAACCGCTGGCCGAGTCGCACCGGCAGGCGCTGGCGCAGTGCCTCAAGTCGATTCCCCGCCGGCAGCACGCCATGCTGATGCAGCGTTATCGCGACGATCAGTCGATGGCGCAGATCGGCGAGCGGCGGGGGATGAGCGCCAATGCGGTGGCGATCGGGCTGCATCGCATTCGTCAGGCGCTGGCGCAGTGCATCCGGGCGAAACTCCAAAGCGAGGCGCGCCATGGATGA